Below is a genomic region from Verrucomicrobiota bacterium.
TGGGCGTCGTGCATGGCGTCAAAGAGGAGGCCGGCCTTGGCGGCGGTGACTTCCAGCGGCGCGTTTTCCATGGTGGGATTCTTGGTGAGGTAGGTCTTGAGGTCGGTGCAGAGTTGGCTGCGCTTGGCCTGGTTGCCGGGGACGGCGGTGGAACCACCCGGCCAGTTGGTGCCCTGCCAGTTCTGGTTCCAGTGTTCGCCGAATTTCTGGGCAAAGATGGCGCGGGTGGCCTTGATGAAGGCCCGCATGTTGGAGTCGGCAATGCGGATGTTCGCGCCCAGGGTTTTTTTGGCCTTTTTGGCGTCGCTGAAGTTCATGGTGGCGGTATCCGTGGCGGCGATGTCCACGAGGAATTTGGCCTCGGTGTTTTGTTTGACGCCGATCACGGTTTCATACCGGTGGAGACCGTCCACCATGTCTCTGGCCAAGCTCATGACCTGGCCGTATTGGTTGGGGATGGGGTTGCTTGCCATATATTTAACTTTGGTTTTTGGGGTTAGGGTTTCGTGTTCGTCGTAACAAAAGTGGCCCCAGCGGCCGTGACCGTAGCGCATGTGATTGGTGAGTTGAGGGTTGCGGTTGTAGGAGCCGGGGGCTGACCGCCCAGGCGTCCAACCGGGCGGAACGCCGACGGGATGCCCCAAAAAGGCGATTTTGGGAGCTCCAGAGTGGATTTATGCCCGGAACAAGGGTTGGGCGGCAGTCCAAGCCGTGGGAACGCAGGCGCGAAGCGTTTTTTGGACCGCCAGCGGGTTTTTGCGCACCAAAAAAGGTT
It encodes:
- a CDS encoding fibronectin type III domain-containing protein; translation: MASNPIPNQYGQVMSLARDMVDGLHRYETVIGVKQNTEAKFLVDIAATDTATMNFSDAKKAKKTLGANIRIADSNMRAFIKATRAIFAQKFGEHWNQNWQGTNWPGGSTAVPGNQAKRSQLCTDLKTYLTKNPTMENAPLEVTAAKAGLLFDAMHDAHEAWNDGVVAASQKRVARDAAMETLRVRMRALIQELTPLMDPLDPRWDAFGLDQPGAPDLPEIPENLIVTTDGPGVLLADWPDSRRANYYRIFIQVVDVDEDFRHVINRDNSDVRLTGLPTGKTVKFRVTAANDTGESQPSEDKEIVVL